A stretch of Gambusia affinis linkage group LG10, SWU_Gaff_1.0, whole genome shotgun sequence DNA encodes these proteins:
- the LOC122838508 gene encoding ras-related protein Rab-8A — translation MAKTYDYLFKLLLIGDSGVGKTCVLFRFSEDAFNSTFISTIGIDFKIRTIELDGKKIKLQIWDTAGQERFRTITTAYYRGAMGIMLVYDITNEKSFDNIKNWIRNIEEHASADVERMVLGNKCDVNDKRQVSKDRGEKLALEYGIKFMETSAKANINVENAFLTLARDIKAKMDKKLEGNNPQSSNPGVKFSEQPKKSSFFRCTLL, via the exons ATGGCGAAGACTTACGATTACTtgtttaaactacttttaatcgGTGATTCGGGAGTCGGGAAAACCTGcgtgcttttcagattttcagaagATGCCTTCAACTCAACGTTTATCTCAACTATAG gtATTGACTTCAAAATCAGAACAATAGAATTAGATGGAAAGAAGATcaaactacagatatg GGACACAGCGGGACAAGAGAGATTCAGGACCATCACAACGGCCTACTACAGGGGAGCCATG GGCATCATGTTAGTGTATGACATTACCAACGAGAAGTCCTTTGACAACATCAAGAACTGGATAAGGAATATAGAAGAG catGCCTCTGCAGACGTAGAGAGGATGGTCCTGGGGAATAAATGTGATGTCAATGACAAGCGACAAGTGTCCAAAGACAGAGGGGAGAAA CTGGCATTGGAGTACGGTATCAAGTTCATGGAGACGAGTGCAAAAGCGAACATCAATGTGGAGAAT gcCTTCCTAACCCTAGCCAGAGATATTAAGGCAAAGATGGACAAGAAACTG GAGGGCAACAACCCTCAGAGCAGCAACCCGGGAGTCAAGTTTTCAGAGCAGCCCAAGAAGAGCAGCTTCTTCCGCTGCACGCTTCTGTGA
- the hsh2d gene encoding hematopoietic SH2 domain-containing protein homolog isoform X1 gives MRTLPKKRTTNTEEGLVNTVYKYIMTMERSQPTQGQQDPFTWFTESQLRSVFGNGSVPDWFHGIITRKTAEERLTLKPPGYFLIRVSESRVGYTLSYRVNEHSRHFMIDVLEDGQYIILGENRTHRSLQDLVDFHRRNPIMPFNQVLTVACGQSSADRIDYAELLFSQRPRSYTTSMLPNNLRQPNPCHPQQADELPPALPYRPNNLSNSALFVPNSQPNRLYPSLEDDFQHFTSPLSASPAPSMRNNSPWIQPPEVPLRNHVVQNQNLVCSRTTLVSDSSSTRSATERKLFTNIQPVKFQELRPSVVVNLKGLKKKFQKKTSNPQENVYAEITKGPNDSSEVMENEYQEITGELTFHAPPQHHTDVRLNDSMLPQEYRSPPPFAPGY, from the exons ATGAGAACACTtcctaaaaaaagaacaacgaaTACCGAGGAGGGTTTAGTGAACACTGTGTACAAATATATAAT gaCGATGGAGCGGAGTCAGCCGACACAGGGTCAACAGGATCCTTTTACCTGGTTCACGGAGTCCCAGCTCCGGTCTGTGTTTGGGAACGGCTCGGTTCCAGATTGGTTTCATGGGATCATTACGAGGAA GACAGCAGAGGAACGGCTCACATTGAAGCCGCCTGGCTACTTCCTCATCAGAGTCAGTGAGAGCAGAGTTGGCTACACCCTCTCATATCG TGTAAACGAACACTCCAGACATTTCATGATTGATGTCCTGGAGGACGGCCAGTACATCATATTAGGGGAGAACAGGACTCACAGGAGTCTGCAGGACCTGGTGGACTTTCACCGCCGGAATCCCATCATGCCTTTCAATCAGGTGCTCACAGTTGCTTGTGGACAG TCATCAGCTGACCGTATAGACTATGCAGAACTACTGTTCTCCCAAAGACCCCGAAGCTACACCACCAGTATGCTACCAAATAACCTCCGACAGCCCAACCCATGTCACCCACAACAAGCGGACGAGCTCCCACCCGCCCTTCCTTACCGACCCAACAACCTGAGCAACTCTGCACTCTTTGTCCCAAACAGCCAACCAAACAGACTCTACCCTAGTTTGGAGGACGATTTTCAACACTTCACCTCTCCTCTTTCTGCTTCG CCAGCACCAAGTATGAGAAATAACTCTCCGTGGATCCAGCCTCCTGAAGTCCCTTTGAGGAATCATGTTGTCCAAAATCAAAACCTTGTCTGCAGCAGAACAACCTTGGTGTCCGACAGCTCCTCTACACGGTCAGCCACCGAGAGAAAACTCTTCACCAACATCCAGCCAGTGAAGTTTCAGGAACTGAGGCCATCAGTCGTTGTGAACCTAAAGGGCCTCAAGAAGAAATTCCAGAAGAAGACGAGCAACCCACAGGAAAACGTCTATGCAGAGATTACTAAAGGGCCAAATGACAGCAGCGAAGTCATGGAAAACGAATACCAGGAAATCACAGGAGAGCTCACATTTCATGCTCCCCCTCAACACCACACAGATGTGAGACTAAACGATTCAATGCTACCTCAGGAGTACAGATCACCTCCACCTTTTGCTCCAGGCTACTGA
- the hsh2d gene encoding hematopoietic SH2 domain-containing protein homolog isoform X2: MERSQPTQGQQDPFTWFTESQLRSVFGNGSVPDWFHGIITRKTAEERLTLKPPGYFLIRVSESRVGYTLSYRVNEHSRHFMIDVLEDGQYIILGENRTHRSLQDLVDFHRRNPIMPFNQVLTVACGQSSADRIDYAELLFSQRPRSYTTSMLPNNLRQPNPCHPQQADELPPALPYRPNNLSNSALFVPNSQPNRLYPSLEDDFQHFTSPLSASPAPSMRNNSPWIQPPEVPLRNHVVQNQNLVCSRTTLVSDSSSTRSATERKLFTNIQPVKFQELRPSVVVNLKGLKKKFQKKTSNPQENVYAEITKGPNDSSEVMENEYQEITGELTFHAPPQHHTDVRLNDSMLPQEYRSPPPFAPGY, encoded by the exons ATGGAGCGGAGTCAGCCGACACAGGGTCAACAGGATCCTTTTACCTGGTTCACGGAGTCCCAGCTCCGGTCTGTGTTTGGGAACGGCTCGGTTCCAGATTGGTTTCATGGGATCATTACGAGGAA GACAGCAGAGGAACGGCTCACATTGAAGCCGCCTGGCTACTTCCTCATCAGAGTCAGTGAGAGCAGAGTTGGCTACACCCTCTCATATCG TGTAAACGAACACTCCAGACATTTCATGATTGATGTCCTGGAGGACGGCCAGTACATCATATTAGGGGAGAACAGGACTCACAGGAGTCTGCAGGACCTGGTGGACTTTCACCGCCGGAATCCCATCATGCCTTTCAATCAGGTGCTCACAGTTGCTTGTGGACAG TCATCAGCTGACCGTATAGACTATGCAGAACTACTGTTCTCCCAAAGACCCCGAAGCTACACCACCAGTATGCTACCAAATAACCTCCGACAGCCCAACCCATGTCACCCACAACAAGCGGACGAGCTCCCACCCGCCCTTCCTTACCGACCCAACAACCTGAGCAACTCTGCACTCTTTGTCCCAAACAGCCAACCAAACAGACTCTACCCTAGTTTGGAGGACGATTTTCAACACTTCACCTCTCCTCTTTCTGCTTCG CCAGCACCAAGTATGAGAAATAACTCTCCGTGGATCCAGCCTCCTGAAGTCCCTTTGAGGAATCATGTTGTCCAAAATCAAAACCTTGTCTGCAGCAGAACAACCTTGGTGTCCGACAGCTCCTCTACACGGTCAGCCACCGAGAGAAAACTCTTCACCAACATCCAGCCAGTGAAGTTTCAGGAACTGAGGCCATCAGTCGTTGTGAACCTAAAGGGCCTCAAGAAGAAATTCCAGAAGAAGACGAGCAACCCACAGGAAAACGTCTATGCAGAGATTACTAAAGGGCCAAATGACAGCAGCGAAGTCATGGAAAACGAATACCAGGAAATCACAGGAGAGCTCACATTTCATGCTCCCCCTCAACACCACACAGATGTGAGACTAAACGATTCAATGCTACCTCAGGAGTACAGATCACCTCCACCTTTTGCTCCAGGCTACTGA